AAACTATCTGCGCGTCTCGAAGTCTTCGTGGAAGGCCGTTCGCTGGACGATCACTTTACCAGCTATTGCGAGCTGTCTAATGGGGCCAAAGCTCTGGTGCGTGCGTCGCAAATTTGTATCGGCCACAAGAACGACATGAGCATCGAAGTCAATGGGAGCCTGGGCACTTTGGTTTGGCGCCAGGAAGACGCGGAAGCCGTCAAAGTCATGTTGCCGGGGCAACCGGATCGTGTTTATTGGCGTGGCGAAGTGGCCGCGAATGATGGCTTTCTCGGTGATCTTCCAGACGACTTAATGGGGCAACCCAAGCTGCCATCGGGGCATGTTGAAGGCTTTCACGATGCACTGGCACGGCTCCATCGGGATTTTGAAGTCGATGTTCGGGCCTATCTGGCCGGAGAAGCATTTACTTGCGATGGTTCTAAGTATGCCAACGTCGAAGACGGTCGTATCGGGCTCGCCTTTATTGAAGCAGCGGTTGCATCTAGTGCGCAGGATGGAGGATGGGCTGAACTCGATTAATCCCATGTTACGCTACTTAAAAGTCGCTTTCTGTTTACTCGCCATTGTCTTTACCGAAGTCGATGGGGCGAAGTATTCCACGATTGATGAGGCCATCGCACGCGGCGATTTGGTGGATGTGCAGTTGCAACTTACGGCCAATCCCAAGCTTGCTAACCAGGGGGCGCATCCAAAACTCACTCCGCTAAGTCAGGCCATCTTACGTAAGCAAGGAGCGATCGCCATACTTTTGATGAATTCAGGAGCGGATGTAAATGCCGTTGATGCGAGTCAGCGCACGCCATTGCATCTCTGTGTGGAGCGGGATCAACCAGTCATAGCCCAGGCATTGCTTTCGGCCGAGGCCAAGCCGAATCAACTGGATCAAGTCGGTTGGACGCCGCTGCATCATGCTGCGGCCAAAAATCGGCTCGCAGTCGCAGAAGTTCTGCTTGCTGGAGGTGCCAACTCGAAAGCATTGAGTGCGTGCGGTGGCACGCCCTTACATGAAGCTGCGGTCAGTGCTAGTGCGGCAATGATACAATTTTTACTCAATAACGGAGTGGATCCATCGATCGCCGCCAAAAATGGATCAACCGCGCTTTCAATTGCTCGAGCCAATCACAATGAAGCCGCCATCATTTTAATTAACGCAAATAACTAACGATCAACAACTCAAAAATATGCCACGCCCCGTTACACTCTTCACCGGCCAATGGGCCGATCTTTCACTTTCCGAACTCGCACCCAAGGTCAAAGAGATGGGCTTCGATGGTGTCGAGCTTGCTTGCTGGGGCGATCATTTCGATGTGCAGGCAGCGTTGAATGAGCCTGACTATATTGCAAAAAAATGGGCGCTACTCGAAGCGAATGGGCTTACATGCTACTCGATTTCCAGCCATCTCGTCGGACAAGCAGTTTGCGATAATATTGATGCGCGCCATGCGGCTATTCTTTCACCTGAAATTTATGGTGACGGAGAACCAGACGCGGTGCGTCAGCGTGCAGCCAAGGAAATGCAAGACACTGCGCGTGCGGCTCGCAAGTTTTTCAACGCAAGGCCTGGCGGGGCTCCCGATCGAGTGGTTGTGAATGGTTTTACTGGTTCCTCTATCTGGCATTTATTATATTCCTTTCCCCCGGTGGTGCCCGGTCAAATCGAAGCGGGCTTTCTGGACTTTGCCGACCGTTGGAAACCGATATTAGAAGTTTTTGAGGCTGAAGATGTCTATTTTGCCCTTGAAGTGCATCCGACTGAAATCGCCTTCGACATCGCGAGTGCCAGAAAAGCACTCGAAGCCATCGATTATCATCCGCGCTTCGGATTTAATTATGATCCCAGCCACCTCGGCTATCAAGGGGTCGATTATGTGAAATTCATTCGCGAGTTCGGTGACCGGATTTTCCATGCGCACGTTAAGGATGCTTGGTGGGGGCACGGCAATGGCGACGTTGGCGTATTCGGCGGTCACACCGATTTCGGTGATGCGCGCCGCTACTGGGATTTCCGATCGCCGGGGCGTGGCGATGTGAACTTTGAAGAGGTGATTGTCGCTCTGAATGATGTGAAATATAACGGTCCGCTCTCCGTTGAATGGGAAGATTCCCGAATGGATCGCTTTCATGGTGGCGCCGAAGCCTGCAGCTTTACGCGCAGTTTGGACTTTGCGCCAAGCAACGTGGCCTTTGATGCTGCCTTTGAGAAGGGGAAGCACTAAAATGTTTCATACTCACCTGTGCATGCGTATAAACGACTGAATGATGGATATTTTTTAGGAATAACAAATACAAAAAAGTAATTATTATGAAAATTCCCCTAATCTCTTTTTCTCTCTTGTTGGCTGGCTCGCTCAGTGCGGCTTCCAGTTGGGTGCCGACCTTCGATGACCGGGCTGTGCCTGCGGCACGTGTTCAGGCAATCGAAGCCGCGCTTCCGATTACGGCATTTGTTGCTCCTGAAACCGCTCGACGTGTGCTGCTTTTCAGTGCTACCGCAGGCTATCGTCATGCTTCGATTCCGACGGGCAAAGTCGCACTGGGAAAACTCGGAAGCGCAACCGGCGCCTACGAAGCAGTGGTGAGCGACGATCCTGCTAACTTCGAAGCGGACGCATTGAAAGGCTTTGATGCGGTGGTCTTACTCAGCCCTACGCAGGATTTTTTTATGCCGTCTGGCAAGCAGCGGGCGGATTTCTCAAAACAAGATTGGGCGTGGTTGCAGGCTCGGCACAATCGCTTGGTGGACAATCTACTCGCATACGTGGCGCAGGGCGGGGGACTGGTCGGCATTCATTCGGCTACGGATGCTTGTTACAATCACAAGGCCTACGGTGACGCGATGGGTGCATATTTTAACGGCCACCCATGGACGGCTCGCCATACGGTGACCATCAATGTCGAAGATCCGGAGCATGCCCTGTTGCAGCCGGTCTTTGGTGAACAAACGGATTTTCTAATCAAAGATGAAATCTACCAGTTTAAGGACGAGCCGTATTCACGCGAGAAACTGCGTATCTTGTTGAGCTTGAATGTGGCACGCAGTGACCCGCCGCATGAGAAATCGCCCATGAAAAGGACTGACGGCGACTATGCGGTCTCTTGGGTGCAGGGCGTCGGTAAAGGGCGTGTATTTTACTCCAGCCTTGGGCACAATCATGAGATCTACTCCAATCCACTCATGTTGAAGCACTACCTCGCCGGCATTCAGTTTGCCTGTGGCGATCTCAAAGCCGATGTCACTCCGAGCGCCCAATTAAAGCTGCCGAATGTCGCTGCTTGTTGCGCTCATACTGAGTAAAGGAATCAACTCAGCCAGCTGTTGTATCATCGTGTCACTTGCGATCTTTTATAGTCGCGAAGATGCCGTCTTTGTAGGCTATGGCGACGGCTGCGGAACAATTACGATACTTTAGCTCGGCATTCATTCCCAGAATTTGATGTTTGCGGGAGTTGTATTTCACAGGGGACTCTCAACGTGATCGGGACTGGTTCTACACTCACAGGATCTGGGAATTTCACCATGAATGAAAATGCGGATCTCGGATTTACTTTTGGAGCACCCCTGTATCGGTTAGCAGCGGCGATCTCGTGTTTAGCGTCATCCCCGAGCCTGGCACTTATGCATTACTCGCAGACCTCGCTGGTTTGGCTATTGTGATGGTGCGCCGTCGCGGCCCGTAGCTGTCCCTTGATCGAGGAAATCGGCGGCATGATGTTAATACTTTACAATTAGGCTAAATGTATTCACGCTAATTCCATTCTTTCTGTCGTTTCTGTCGTTGTTCTTTCTTTGCAACTATGAGCGACCACTACCCCAAAAAAACTCCATATTATAATGAAGAAAAATACTCCAATGATGAAAATGTTTTCCGCCTCGCTGTTCTGCGGTTTGGCGATTCCTGCTATCAGCTCAGCTGTCACCGTTACGCCTACAAACGTTGCCGGCACCACTGGCGACTGGTTGCAGAGCTGGAATAATGCGACCACGCTTGAAGGTGGTTTTGCTGTGCCTGATGGTTCATTGTCTGACGTTGCCGTCATCAATCAAGAGAGGGTGATCCAAGTGAACAGCGTCGTTTCAACTGTGGCTGGGACTGTGGTCCTCAATAACACGACTGACAGTGCTAGGCCGGCGGCTTTTCTGGAAGTCAACAGCGGTGGTTCGTTGACCACGGGCTCCATGATTGTGTCACAGAACAAGGACGCGGGTGATCTGAAAGTCCAGGGGGGCGCTCTGACGACTGGAGCGCTTGATGTGAAGGACAACGGCACAGTGACGGTGAGTTCAGGAACGCTAACATCGAGTTCAATTACAGTCGATGCGTTCAGGACTGTGGCTACCGGTGTGTTCAACATTAATGGCACAGGCTTCGTTACGTCCAATGGCGCGTTTACCAACTCAGGCACGACAAATGTCACTGGTGGAACACTCGCAATGGGATCGAATCAAATTTCGGTGACTGGCGGTAACTTCAACGTGAACGGCGGTGCCGTCACAGTGACTGGTGGGGCGAATGCAACGAATGGTGCCCTGAAGGCAGATGGGGGCGATATCAATCTGACTTCCGGTAGTATCACAGTTACCGATGACTCCGCAGGCGGTGGGACGACTAATGTGACAAGCACAGGTACACTCAACATCGCGGGTGGTAATTTTATCGTGACAGGGCAGACCGGAGCCTCTGATACTGTCGCATTTAACGGCGAAGTGACGATCAGTAGTGGAAGTTTTTCAGTCGCTGCGGGGCAAGTGATCACTAATAGTACGGCTGTTTTTAACATTGTAGGTGATGCAGCCACTTCGATCGAGATGAATAATCTAAATCTCGTTGGTAGTCGTACCGCGACGTTTAACTTCATTTTTGATGATGATGGTGTTGAAACGGTTACGAATGCAGGGTTTATGGGGCTGTCATCGCTGACTCTGAATGTGGATGGCTCTGCTTACGCGGGCGGGATCGCTTCCTTCGATCTATTTACTTCAACTAATCTAACATCAGGCATCGAAGCTGGAAATATCACAGTGACTGGTTTGGGGGAAGAGGGGGTCGATTGGGAAATCCTTCAGGGCCTTGGAACTGGAGGCGATGATAAAATAACCCTGAACATTTTGACTGTCCCAGAGCCAAGTGCCTACGCGCTGCTTGGTGGTCTTCTCGCTCTCGGACACGTGATGGTTCGCCGCCGTCGCTAGTCGGACTTTTGCTCAAATAAATTTATTATCAAGGCCGCGCCTCAGGGCGTGGCCTTTTGTACTTACAAGTTCTACGAGAAATGATCAGTCTCCTCCGTTTTAAATCGCAGATAAGAATTCAATGAAAGCATACATTATCCTAAGCCTCGCCTTGTCCCTTACACTGGCCAATGTGGCCGACGCTGGACTTAAAATCTATTACATCCGTCATGCTGAAGGCGGCCACAATGTGAAGAAAGCATGGGAAGCCAAGGGCATCCCAGAGTCTGAATGGCCTGCCTACGTGGGCGATCCAAATGCCTTCACGCCTAAAGGTTTAACTCAGGTCGTCAGCGCAACTGAAAAGCTGCAGAACTATCATTTCGATTTCGTCGCCACCAGCCCGATGTGGCGCGTCCATAACACGATCGCGCCCTATCTGAAACTGACGGGGCAAAAGGCTGAAGTCTGGCCGGAATTACGAGAAGGGCCGGGGATGGTGACAATTCTTTCGGAGGACATTCCAGAGGTGCACGAAGACATCTTGAATAAAGGCGAGGCCATTGTGCTGACCGAAGAAGAGTCTGCCTATTTGAAGCTGCGTCCGGGGGCAGAGAACAACTACTCAAGGTATCCGAGAGGTAGCAGCGAGAACGAGAAGGTCGCGTATATGAAGCATGTCTCTTTGCATGCGATCGACCTGATCGAGGAGCAGTTCGGTGATTCCGATAAGTCCATTCTGCTTGCTGGACATAATAGTGCCGGGGTGTCGCTCTTGAAGCTACTGCTGCAGGAAGCACCGAGCGGAGAAGCCAGACGCGGCTTGGATAATACCGGTATCTGGATGGTCGAGCGGCAAGAGGATGGTTCTTACAAGTTGATGCTGTATAACGATAAGCCCTATCAGGAGTAATTCCTAAGAATGGTCATCCGACGATTGTTGCCGAGGGTCTTTTGGCGTTGTGGGCGTGTCGCCCAGCGCGCGGTTAAGGGACTGTGACCTTTAAGCGGCCGCAATGGTGGGCATCCGCACCTCCGCTGATGGTCAACGAAGGCCTGCCCAAGGTAAAAGAACATCTATTGCATCATCGCTATGATCTGTAGAAAAAGGAAGAGGGCATCCCGGACTGGAAACCGGCTGAGCTCTAGCAGGTGGAGCGAATCAAATCTCCCCATTTCTACGTCGAGCCCGATCAGCCAGAGTCGCTCCCTGTGCGCTTCACTACGGCAGAGCGTCGACATCTCGGCCAGTGCATCGCCTTGGCAGCTCTAAGCTGTCAAGGCGGATTGGCACAATGCTGACTACTCCAGCATCGTAACGGTCCCGCACACGTTGCTTTTTACGATTTGTGAAATGCAGTTCCTGCTGTGCTCTTCAGGTGTTGTAGGGCTTTGCTTTTAAGTGCCTTATTGTCAGCTTTTTAAGGGGATTCTTCTCTTGGTTTGAATGCGATATCTGGGTTGAATGTTGACATTAACATGCTTTTGCGCTGAGTTTGCTCTTCTGTAAAGATTTCTACTCCACCCCTAATTATAACTGAAATTTCGAACTTATTTTATCCCTATGAGTCATCACACGATTAAATTTATCGCAAGCGCGGCTGTCTTACTCGCGTTCACGCAAACTACCCAAGCGGCTAATTTTAATTGGACCGGCGGTGCTGCCACAGATGACTGGAATGAGGACGCCAATTTTGGTGGAGCAGATATCTCGGCGATTACAACTGCGGATCAACTTGTTTTCGCTGGAGCGGGAGATAGTAATGCGCCAACGGCAGACTTCGTGTTTAACGCAGAGGCCGATGTGACTGCGCGCGACAATGTGGTTATTACGATTGGAACAGGTGTAAATATCAGTGGTTTTAATCAATTTCGGCTGGCAGCCAATAGTGGTCTTGATGGCGCCACATTAACAATGACGGGAGGGTCTTTATCTGGGGCGAGCATGACTGTTGCATCGAGCCCAAGCGCTACTTCCGATTCTTTCTTTAATGTTTCAGGAGGTGCTTTAGCAACCACTGGTGCCTTTCTTGTTCGTGGTTTGGGAAATGTGAATTTGAATGGCGATGACGCGAGTTTGAGTGTTGGTAGCGTGGAGTTTCAAAATGACAGTGTTTTGAATGCGACTTTCGATTCGTCTGGTATCAGCACGATTGCATCTGCGGGTGACGTTTCAATTGGAGCAAGCGCGTTATTGAATTTTGACTTTTCATCGTTTGCAGAAACTGGAGTGTTTGAATTGTTTACTGGCACAATAGTGAGCAGTTATGATCTTGCGAATGTCACAGGTCTTGGTGCCCTTTCAGGCGGTCGCACTGCTACGCTCGGCTCTGACGCTGACAGCATATTTGTGACTATTGCTGTTCCAGAGCCAAGCGCTTACGCCTTATTGGTCAGCCTAGCAGGTCTAGTCTTTGTGATGGTTCGCCGTCGCGCTTAATTCGCAGATAATTCAATTTTTCAAAAGCCCTCG
The nucleotide sequence above comes from Coraliomargarita algicola. Encoded proteins:
- a CDS encoding ankyrin repeat domain-containing protein, whose protein sequence is MLRYLKVAFCLLAIVFTEVDGAKYSTIDEAIARGDLVDVQLQLTANPKLANQGAHPKLTPLSQAILRKQGAIAILLMNSGADVNAVDASQRTPLHLCVERDQPVIAQALLSAEAKPNQLDQVGWTPLHHAAAKNRLAVAEVLLAGGANSKALSACGGTPLHEAAVSASAAMIQFLLNNGVDPSIAAKNGSTALSIARANHNEAAIILINANN
- a CDS encoding PEP-CTERM sorting domain-containing protein, whose protein sequence is MSHHTIKFIASAAVLLAFTQTTQAANFNWTGGAATDDWNEDANFGGADISAITTADQLVFAGAGDSNAPTADFVFNAEADVTARDNVVITIGTGVNISGFNQFRLAANSGLDGATLTMTGGSLSGASMTVASSPSATSDSFFNVSGGALATTGAFLVRGLGNVNLNGDDASLSVGSVEFQNDSVLNATFDSSGISTIASAGDVSIGASALLNFDFSSFAETGVFELFTGTIVSSYDLANVTGLGALSGGRTATLGSDADSIFVTIAVPEPSAYALLVSLAGLVFVMVRRRA
- a CDS encoding sugar phosphate isomerase/epimerase, with product MPRPVTLFTGQWADLSLSELAPKVKEMGFDGVELACWGDHFDVQAALNEPDYIAKKWALLEANGLTCYSISSHLVGQAVCDNIDARHAAILSPEIYGDGEPDAVRQRAAKEMQDTARAARKFFNARPGGAPDRVVVNGFTGSSIWHLLYSFPPVVPGQIEAGFLDFADRWKPILEVFEAEDVYFALEVHPTEIAFDIASARKALEAIDYHPRFGFNYDPSHLGYQGVDYVKFIREFGDRIFHAHVKDAWWGHGNGDVGVFGGHTDFGDARRYWDFRSPGRGDVNFEEVIVALNDVKYNGPLSVEWEDSRMDRFHGGAEACSFTRSLDFAPSNVAFDAAFEKGKH
- a CDS encoding ThuA domain-containing protein; this translates as MKIPLISFSLLLAGSLSAASSWVPTFDDRAVPAARVQAIEAALPITAFVAPETARRVLLFSATAGYRHASIPTGKVALGKLGSATGAYEAVVSDDPANFEADALKGFDAVVLLSPTQDFFMPSGKQRADFSKQDWAWLQARHNRLVDNLLAYVAQGGGLVGIHSATDACYNHKAYGDAMGAYFNGHPWTARHTVTINVEDPEHALLQPVFGEQTDFLIKDEIYQFKDEPYSREKLRILLSLNVARSDPPHEKSPMKRTDGDYAVSWVQGVGKGRVFYSSLGHNHEIYSNPLMLKHYLAGIQFACGDLKADVTPSAQLKLPNVAACCAHTE
- a CDS encoding histidine phosphatase family protein; amino-acid sequence: MKAYIILSLALSLTLANVADAGLKIYYIRHAEGGHNVKKAWEAKGIPESEWPAYVGDPNAFTPKGLTQVVSATEKLQNYHFDFVATSPMWRVHNTIAPYLKLTGQKAEVWPELREGPGMVTILSEDIPEVHEDILNKGEAIVLTEEESAYLKLRPGAENNYSRYPRGSSENEKVAYMKHVSLHAIDLIEEQFGDSDKSILLAGHNSAGVSLLKLLLQEAPSGEARRGLDNTGIWMVERQEDGSYKLMLYNDKPYQE
- a CDS encoding PEP-CTERM sorting domain-containing protein; protein product: MKKNTPMMKMFSASLFCGLAIPAISSAVTVTPTNVAGTTGDWLQSWNNATTLEGGFAVPDGSLSDVAVINQERVIQVNSVVSTVAGTVVLNNTTDSARPAAFLEVNSGGSLTTGSMIVSQNKDAGDLKVQGGALTTGALDVKDNGTVTVSSGTLTSSSITVDAFRTVATGVFNINGTGFVTSNGAFTNSGTTNVTGGTLAMGSNQISVTGGNFNVNGGAVTVTGGANATNGALKADGGDINLTSGSITVTDDSAGGGTTNVTSTGTLNIAGGNFIVTGQTGASDTVAFNGEVTISSGSFSVAAGQVITNSTAVFNIVGDAATSIEMNNLNLVGSRTATFNFIFDDDGVETVTNAGFMGLSSLTLNVDGSAYAGGIASFDLFTSTNLTSGIEAGNITVTGLGEEGVDWEILQGLGTGGDDKITLNILTVPEPSAYALLGGLLALGHVMVRRRR
- a CDS encoding PEP-CTERM sorting domain-containing protein (PEP-CTERM proteins occur, often in large numbers, in the proteomes of bacteria that also encode an exosortase, a predicted intramembrane cysteine proteinase. The presence of a PEP-CTERM domain at a protein's C-terminus predicts cleavage within the sorting domain, followed by covalent anchoring to some some component of the (usually Gram-negative) cell surface. Many PEP-CTERM proteins exhibit an unusual sequence composition that includes large numbers of potential glycosylation sites. Expression of one such protein has been shown restore the ability of a bacterium to form floc, a type of biofilm.), producing MFSVIPEPGTYALLADLAGLAIVMVRRRGP